TCGTCCATGGGGGCCAGGTGGAAGCAGTAGTCGCAGTAGGCGTTGCCGGCGGTGAGTTCCAGCGCCTCCTTGAATATCTCATGGTAGGGGCCGGTTTTGTTCATGTAGTGGGCGCCGGTGCGGAAATAGGACATCATCGTGGTGACGCCGCCGGTCAGCGCCGCCTTGGTTTCACTTGCCGTGTCCACATCCAGCGGCGCGTAGATGCCAAGGTGGGTATGGCAGTCCACGGCGCCGGGCATAACGGTGAGCCCCTTGGCGTCCAGCACCTCCGCCGCCTCACTGTCGTCAATGGGCACGGTACTGACGGCCGCAATCCTGCCGTCCTTTACCGCGATGGTGCACGCTTCCACCTTGTCGGCAAGGACGACATCGCCGTTTTTGATCAGGAGATCGTACTTTTCCATAATTTTGCTTCCTTTCATCATTGGCAGATTTATGATGTTCTCAATTGCGGCGCCTGCAATACAGCTCCATTTGCCGCGTCCGCAACCTCAGCGGTGATAACGGGCGTCCAACTCGGCCGTGTCCAGGAACCTCCGCTCCAGCTCCTGAATCTCCGGCAGGCCGACCAGGTCCGTAAACTCCCTGAATGCGAAAATTTCGCCGTCCATGGACTCCACATCATCCCTGACAACTGCCGTATAGGCCCGCTCCAGCGCCCGGGCGGCCGCAAAGAGGGGCATGACGGGGACGCTCACCCGGGCCGCGCCCCACTCCTCCAACTGCCTGATGGAGATGGCGGGCGTCTTCGCGCCCCTGGCATAGATCATGTTGATGCTCACCGGCGCCTCAATGGACTCGATCACCCGCTTCACGTCGTCCGGGTTTGTGGGCGCCTCCACAAAGACGAGGTCGGCGCCGGCCTTGGCAAATGCGTTGCCCCGGCGGATCGCCTCCTCCACGCCGACCACCGCGATGGCGTCGGTGCGGGCGTTGATGACAAAGTCCGGGTCCGTCCGGGCCGCGGCGGCGGCTTCGATCTTCTTCACCGCCTCTTCAAAGGGGATGATTTGTTTTCCGCCCATGTGGCCGCAGCGCTTGGGGAAAAACTGGTCCTCCAGATTGATGCCCGCGGCGCCGGCCGCTTCAAAGTCCCTGACCGCGTAATAGAGGTTGATTGCATTGCCGAATCCTGTGTCCCCGTCCGCCATGACGGGGATGCTGACGGCCCGGCAGATATTGCGGGTCAGCTCGACCATCTGCGTCTTGGTCATAATCCCCACGTCGGGCAGACCCAAATTGCTGCCCGCCAGGCCGTAGCCGGTGACCTGCACCGCCTTCACGCCGCACCGTTCCGCGATCTTTGCGCTCAGCGCGTCGTAGACGCCCGGCATGACAAGGATTTCCCGGGCGCGGATCAACTCTTTGAGCCGCGTTGTTCGATTCATCTTCTGCTCCCTCCCAAGCTCAATTTTATATTCAAAGGACAAAGTCGCCTTTTTCCTTTAAATACGAGGCCAGCCCGCCGCTTTGCAAAATGCGCTGCATAATGGGGGAAAGGGCCTGGCAGTCAAGCTCCCGTTCGCCGTTGACCACCACTTTTCCCCCGTCCATATCGATCCGGATCAGGTCTCCCTCCCGGATGCATGAGGTGTCGCAGATCAGGACGGGAAGCCCCACGTTGATGGCGTTGCGGTAAAAAATCCGGGCAAAGGATTTTGCCAGGACCGCGCCCACTCCCGCATACTTGAGGGCGATCGGAGCCTGCTCGCGGGAGGAACCGCACCCAAAGTTGCCGCCGGCCACCAAAACGTCCCCCTGCTCCACACGGCGGACGAAGTCCGGGTCCAGATCCTCCATGCAATGGGCGGCCAGGTCGTTGAAGTCCAGTGTCTTGGTATATTTCCCGGCGATAATCAAGTCGGTGTTGATGCTGTCTCCATACACCAGCGCCTTGCTCATTTCCCGATCACCTCCCTGGGGTCTGTGATTCTGCCCGTCAGCGCGGAGGCCGCCGCGGTGGCGGGAGAGGACAGATAGATCAGTGCGTTTTTGTTTCCCATCCGCCCCTTGAAGTTGCGGTTTGTGGTGGAGAGAACCACCTCCCCGTCATCAGGCACGCCGCCTAACGTTCCCACGCACAGGCTGCATCCCGGCGTGGAAATCGTTGCCCCGGCCTCCAGAAATTCCCGGATATACCCTCTTTCGATGGCCGCTAAGAGCACCTTTGTGGACGCGGGGCAGACCGTCATGCGGACCGACGGCGCGATTTTCTTCCCCCGGAGGATATCCGCCGCGGCCGCCAGATCGGAAAGGCGTCCATTGGTGCAGCTCCCTATGTAGACCATGTCGATCTTCTGGTCCGCCGCTTCCGCGGCCGTACAGACATTGTCCACCGCATGCGGCCTTGAGACCATGGGGACGAAGCCGGAGGCGTCGTACCGGAGCACCCTCTTGTAGACCGCGTCCTCGTCCGGAATCAGGTCGGGCCTTTTCAGCGCGCTGAGGAAGACGCCGTTTTTGCCTCCCATCTCGATGACCATGTTACAGACCGTGGCAGCCTCCTCCCTGGTGAAGCATGCAAAGCCGTCTCCGGCAAATTCCACCGATTCATAGCTGACGCCGTCACTGCGCAGGTCCCCGATCATCCGGAGAATCACGTCCTTTGCAAAGACGCCTTTCGTTAACTGTCCGGTCAGCTCAATGCGGCTTGTCTCCGGCACGCGGAGCCAGGTCTTGCCGGTCAGCAGCGCGGCCCCCAGGTCCGTGGAGCCGACGCCTGTGGAAAACGCGCCCACCGCGCCATAGGAGCAGGTGTGGGAGTCGCCTCCCAGCACAAGGTCCCCTTCCCCCACCTCATGGTTTTCAAGCATGACCTGATGGCAGACGCCCTTGTTCTGGTCGTACAGCACACAGCCCTGTTCGGCGCAGAAGCGGCGGATCATACTGTGCAGCGCCGCGATGCGCTCATTGGGGCAGGGCGTCGCGTGATCAATGACAAAGATCGTTTTTTCCGGCTTTGCCAAGCGCACGCCGCCCATGTCCTGAAAGGCCCGGATCGTCATCGGACCCGTTGTGTCGCTGGCCATCATGACGTCTACATTCACCACAACGCAGTCGTTTGCATGAACCTCCCGCCCCGCATGGCCCCCTATGATTTTTTCCGCAAACGTAAAACCCACTGTCTCTCATCCTCCCCTTCTCCACTGCGCCTCGCTTTTGTTCCGTATAGCGGAACTTCATTCCAATTTTCAACTATCAACAAAAGCTTCCCACAGAAGCCTTTGTTGTGTGACTTATTCGGTTTGGATGGGCTGATTGCTCCGGTATCCTAACTTTTGGGAAATGCGGCCGGCCGCGCTCCGAAGCTCCTCCAGGTAGCTTGCCACATTCTGCTCTTCAAAATAGTAAAGCGGGCCGGAGACTGTGATGGAGGCCACCACATGCTGGGTGTAATCGAAAAGCGGCACGGAGACCATCGCCGTCGAAGCGTCCCGCTCCCCGCGGGTCACGGAGAAT
This window of the Dysosmobacter acutus genome carries:
- a CDS encoding 3-isopropylmalate dehydratase small subunit; amino-acid sequence: MSKALVYGDSINTDLIIAGKYTKTLDFNDLAAHCMEDLDPDFVRRVEQGDVLVAGGNFGCGSSREQAPIALKYAGVGAVLAKSFARIFYRNAINVGLPVLICDTSCIREGDLIRIDMDGGKVVVNGERELDCQALSPIMQRILQSGGLASYLKEKGDFVL
- a CDS encoding isocitrate lyase/PEP mutase family protein, producing the protein MNRTTRLKELIRAREILVMPGVYDALSAKIAERCGVKAVQVTGYGLAGSNLGLPDVGIMTKTQMVELTRNICRAVSIPVMADGDTGFGNAINLYYAVRDFEAAGAAGINLEDQFFPKRCGHMGGKQIIPFEEAVKKIEAAAAARTDPDFVINARTDAIAVVGVEEAIRRGNAFAKAGADLVFVEAPTNPDDVKRVIESIEAPVSINMIYARGAKTPAISIRQLEEWGAARVSVPVMPLFAAARALERAYTAVVRDDVESMDGEIFAFREFTDLVGLPEIQELERRFLDTAELDARYHR
- a CDS encoding aconitase/3-isopropylmalate dehydratase large subunit family protein codes for the protein MGFTFAEKIIGGHAGREVHANDCVVVNVDVMMASDTTGPMTIRAFQDMGGVRLAKPEKTIFVIDHATPCPNERIAALHSMIRRFCAEQGCVLYDQNKGVCHQVMLENHEVGEGDLVLGGDSHTCSYGAVGAFSTGVGSTDLGAALLTGKTWLRVPETSRIELTGQLTKGVFAKDVILRMIGDLRSDGVSYESVEFAGDGFACFTREEAATVCNMVIEMGGKNGVFLSALKRPDLIPDEDAVYKRVLRYDASGFVPMVSRPHAVDNVCTAAEAADQKIDMVYIGSCTNGRLSDLAAAADILRGKKIAPSVRMTVCPASTKVLLAAIERGYIREFLEAGATISTPGCSLCVGTLGGVPDDGEVVLSTTNRNFKGRMGNKNALIYLSSPATAAASALTGRITDPREVIGK